In a single window of the Olivibacter sp. SDN3 genome:
- a CDS encoding M20/M25/M40 family metallo-hydrolase, with protein sequence MKKYLYVLIGCFLLGACTAQRQYRVPLNETEVYQVIAALADDSMQGRAVFTEGIEQAADYISSAFQQAGLAESFLNTKGGGYRQTFDVIQVQPSTCEITIDGELIADKNAFVISDQAGVNWNANPEVEVITIPKGSDFKQVYREIVSKGKDVLAYVDESFAAEFASLRQYIQAGRIIPVDEEEERGSSVFVLKNNGSSSFRVNYSGTVSRQQLFNVVGMLKGKSRPDEYVIFSAHYDHLGVIEPVGKDSIANGADDDASGVTAVISLAKLFAKEHDNERSLIFAAFTAEESGGYGSQFFSKQLDPEKIVAMINMEMIGKDAKFGPNSVYLTGYEKSDLGKILQTNVEKTGFTFHPDPYPEQNLFYRSDNATLAALGVPAHTVSTVQIDKDKYYHTVHDELKTLDVKNIISSIRAVALGTRSIIAGKDTPSRIPQVQLNK encoded by the coding sequence ATGAAAAAATATCTATACGTACTGATTGGTTGCTTTCTGTTAGGAGCATGCACGGCACAAAGGCAGTATCGCGTGCCCCTAAATGAGACAGAAGTTTATCAGGTGATTGCTGCTTTGGCGGACGATAGCATGCAAGGACGAGCGGTATTTACAGAGGGAATTGAACAAGCCGCGGATTATATTTCATCAGCGTTTCAGCAAGCAGGGCTTGCTGAAAGCTTTCTGAATACGAAAGGAGGAGGGTATCGCCAAACGTTTGACGTCATACAGGTGCAGCCGTCTACCTGCGAAATCACAATCGACGGAGAATTGATAGCAGACAAGAATGCTTTTGTAATAAGTGATCAGGCTGGTGTTAATTGGAATGCTAACCCAGAGGTGGAAGTGATAACTATACCAAAAGGGAGTGATTTTAAGCAAGTTTATCGAGAAATAGTATCCAAAGGTAAAGATGTATTAGCTTACGTAGATGAGAGTTTTGCTGCTGAATTTGCTTCGTTAAGACAATACATTCAAGCCGGGAGAATCATTCCGGTAGATGAGGAAGAAGAACGTGGATCATCGGTATTTGTCTTAAAAAACAATGGATCAAGTTCTTTTCGAGTAAATTACTCAGGAACTGTTAGCAGACAGCAGCTTTTTAATGTGGTCGGTATGTTAAAAGGAAAATCAAGACCAGATGAATACGTAATATTTTCAGCACATTACGATCATTTAGGCGTGATAGAGCCTGTTGGAAAAGATTCTATTGCCAATGGAGCGGATGATGACGCCTCCGGGGTAACAGCGGTTATTAGTTTGGCTAAGTTATTCGCCAAGGAACATGATAATGAACGATCTTTGATTTTTGCTGCTTTTACTGCTGAAGAGTCCGGAGGATACGGCTCACAATTTTTCTCTAAGCAATTGGATCCGGAAAAAATAGTGGCCATGATAAATATGGAGATGATAGGTAAAGATGCCAAATTTGGACCCAATTCCGTATACTTAACAGGCTATGAAAAATCTGATCTGGGAAAGATTTTACAGACTAATGTGGAGAAAACTGGTTTTACTTTCCATCCTGATCCGTACCCGGAACAAAATTTATTCTATCGAAGTGATAATGCTACGCTAGCAGCATTGGGAGTTCCTGCTCATACAGTATCAACCGTACAAATCGATAAAGATAAGTATTATCATACAGTACACGATGAATTGAAAACACTCGATGTCAAAAATATTATTTCATCTATCCGTGCGGTCGCATTGGGTACCCGGTCAATTATAGCCGGCAAAGATACACCGTCTAGAATACCCCAGGTACAACTTAACAAATAG
- a CDS encoding RidA family protein, producing MKEIINTIHAPAPIGPYNQAIRAGNTLYISGQIALSPESGELVSGGIADEAKQVLENIRAILKEADYSLADVVKTSIFLTDMANFSIVNDVYAEYFTENAPARETVAVSALPKGVNVEISLIAWKD from the coding sequence ATGAAAGAAATAATTAATACCATACATGCGCCAGCACCTATAGGCCCCTATAATCAAGCAATCAGGGCTGGAAACACCTTATATATCTCTGGACAGATTGCACTTTCTCCAGAAAGCGGCGAACTTGTTTCCGGAGGAATTGCCGACGAGGCTAAACAGGTCCTGGAGAATATACGTGCCATACTCAAAGAGGCGGATTACTCACTAGCAGATGTGGTTAAGACAAGTATTTTTTTAACGGATATGGCAAATTTCTCTATAGTTAACGACGTCTATGCCGAATATTTCACGGAAAACGCTCCTGCACGTGAAACAGTGGCTGTTAGCGCTCTACCTAAAGGTGTTAATGTAGAAATATCCTTGATTGCTTGGAAAGACTAG
- a CDS encoding pyruvate dehydrogenase complex dihydrolipoamide acetyltransferase, producing the protein MAEVVRMPKMSDTMTEGVIAKWHKKVGDKVSSGDLVAEVETDKATMDFESYQEGTLLYIGPKEGEAVPVDAVIAVLGEEGEDYKALLEGGNDKASDNDQTENTDKEETSPEDDDDSVTAESLGATVITMPLLSDTMTEGVIAEWNFKVGDKIKSDDVIADVETDKATMEVTAYAEGTLLHIGVEKGQAAKVNDIIAIVGEEGTDITPLLKKKSSKPAQKEKEEPAQENEAAPVETSAASKAQEGGDATDSRVKASPLARKIAKEKGIDISEIKGSAENGRIIKKDVEAYTPASKAEVSAAAAVTTDKGSTAAVTIPQFIGEESYTEKPVTQMRKTIAKRLSESLFTAPHFYVTVKVDMDSAIAARAKINEVAPVKVSFNDIVIKAVAVALKQHPNVNSSWLGDKIRYNEHVNIGVAIAVDEGLLVPVVRFADGKTLSHISAEVKDYAQRAKAKKLQPKDWEGSTFTVSNLGMFGVDEFTAIINPPDACILAVGGIQQVPVVKNGAIVPGNVMKLTLSCDHRVVDGATGAAFLQTVKSLLEEPVRLLV; encoded by the coding sequence ATGGCTGAAGTAGTTCGAATGCCTAAAATGAGTGACACCATGACCGAAGGTGTTATTGCTAAATGGCATAAAAAGGTAGGCGATAAAGTTAGTTCAGGCGATTTAGTTGCTGAGGTGGAAACAGACAAGGCTACCATGGATTTTGAATCCTATCAGGAAGGTACGTTGTTATACATAGGCCCTAAAGAAGGTGAAGCCGTACCTGTTGATGCTGTGATTGCTGTATTAGGAGAAGAAGGCGAAGACTATAAGGCACTGCTAGAAGGCGGAAACGATAAGGCATCCGACAACGACCAGACAGAAAATACCGATAAAGAAGAGACGTCGCCGGAAGACGACGATGATAGTGTCACTGCGGAATCTTTAGGCGCTACGGTTATTACCATGCCACTTCTAAGCGACACCATGACAGAGGGGGTGATCGCAGAATGGAACTTCAAAGTAGGCGATAAAATTAAAAGTGATGATGTGATTGCTGATGTAGAAACAGATAAGGCCACTATGGAGGTAACTGCTTATGCTGAAGGCACACTATTACATATTGGCGTAGAGAAAGGGCAGGCCGCCAAGGTGAACGATATTATAGCTATCGTAGGAGAGGAAGGCACCGATATCACTCCTTTACTCAAAAAGAAGAGCAGTAAGCCTGCTCAAAAAGAAAAAGAAGAGCCTGCTCAAGAAAACGAGGCGGCTCCTGTAGAAACTTCAGCTGCAAGCAAGGCACAAGAAGGCGGTGATGCTACCGATTCAAGAGTAAAAGCCTCTCCTCTTGCTAGAAAAATAGCAAAAGAAAAAGGAATAGACATTAGCGAAATTAAAGGATCTGCAGAAAACGGCAGAATCATTAAGAAAGATGTAGAGGCTTACACGCCGGCATCGAAAGCCGAGGTTTCCGCCGCAGCTGCAGTAACTACGGACAAGGGCTCTACTGCCGCAGTCACCATACCGCAGTTCATTGGGGAAGAAAGTTATACTGAAAAGCCTGTAACGCAAATGCGTAAAACTATTGCCAAGCGCCTTTCAGAGAGCCTCTTTACTGCTCCGCATTTCTACGTAACTGTAAAGGTTGATATGGATAGTGCCATAGCTGCCAGAGCAAAAATTAACGAAGTAGCTCCGGTAAAAGTTTCTTTTAACGATATCGTTATCAAGGCCGTCGCTGTAGCATTAAAGCAACATCCCAACGTTAACTCCTCATGGCTGGGAGATAAAATACGCTACAATGAACACGTAAATATAGGTGTGGCCATAGCGGTAGACGAAGGTCTTTTAGTTCCTGTCGTGCGTTTTGCCGATGGTAAAACATTGTCGCATATTTCAGCAGAAGTTAAAGACTATGCTCAACGTGCCAAAGCCAAAAAATTGCAACCTAAAGATTGGGAAGGGTCTACCTTTACTGTATCAAACCTGGGTATGTTTGGTGTAGACGAGTTTACCGCGATTATTAATCCGCCAGACGCATGTATTTTAGCTGTTGGAGGTATACAACAAGTACCAGTGGTTAAAAATGGTGCAATTGTCCCTGGTAATGTAATGAAATTGACGCTAAGCTGCGACCATCGTGTGGTTGACGGCGCTACGGGTGCCGCTTTCTTACAAACAGTTAAATCACTGTTGGAAGAACCCGTGAGACTACTTGTTTAA
- the pdhA gene encoding pyruvate dehydrogenase (acetyl-transferring) E1 component subunit alpha, which produces MSSTAITKETYLEWYKSMLLMRKFEEKAGQLYGQQKIRGFCHLYIGQEAVVAGAMSVLRKEDSMITAYRDHAHAIAKGMDPNAAMAELFGKVTGCSKGKGGSMHFFDKENNFAGGHGIVGGQIPLGAGLAFAEKYNGTDNVCVCYMGDGAVRQGSLNETFNMAMLWKLPVVFVCENNGYAMGTSVKRTTNMIDIYKMGLGFDMPCAPVDGMDVVAVHNAMDEAVERARTGEGPTFLEIRTYRYKGHSMSDPAKYRTKEELEQYKERDPIAAVKHAILENKYADEKWFEQEEAEIKRIVDEAVKFAEASDYPKAEELYTDVYVQDDYPYVVD; this is translated from the coding sequence ATGAGTTCAACAGCAATTACAAAAGAAACATATTTAGAGTGGTATAAGTCGATGTTACTTATGCGTAAGTTTGAAGAAAAAGCAGGCCAACTTTATGGTCAACAAAAAATTAGAGGTTTTTGTCATCTATATATAGGCCAGGAGGCTGTTGTAGCTGGGGCGATGTCTGTATTACGCAAAGAAGATTCTATGATAACCGCTTACCGTGATCATGCTCATGCGATTGCCAAAGGTATGGACCCGAATGCTGCTATGGCAGAATTGTTCGGTAAAGTAACAGGTTGTTCCAAAGGTAAAGGTGGATCTATGCACTTTTTCGATAAGGAAAACAACTTTGCCGGGGGCCACGGTATTGTTGGGGGTCAGATTCCGCTAGGAGCCGGACTTGCATTTGCTGAGAAATACAATGGCACCGACAATGTTTGCGTCTGTTATATGGGGGACGGTGCTGTGCGTCAAGGTTCTTTAAATGAAACATTCAATATGGCCATGTTGTGGAAGTTACCTGTAGTGTTTGTCTGTGAGAACAACGGATACGCCATGGGTACTTCAGTAAAACGCACCACCAACATGATTGATATTTACAAAATGGGCTTAGGCTTCGATATGCCATGCGCACCTGTAGACGGCATGGATGTGGTGGCTGTGCACAATGCGATGGATGAAGCGGTAGAGCGAGCGCGTACAGGTGAAGGCCCTACCTTTCTGGAAATCCGCACGTACCGCTACAAAGGGCACTCGATGTCTGACCCAGCAAAATACCGCACTAAAGAGGAACTTGAACAATATAAGGAACGCGACCCAATTGCAGCAGTTAAGCATGCCATTTTAGAGAACAAGTATGCAGATGAGAAATGGTTTGAGCAAGAAGAAGCCGAGATTAAACGTATAGTAGATGAAGCGGTAAAATTTGCTGAAGCGTCTGATTATCCAAAAGCCGAAGAGCTCTACACAGATGTATACGTACAAGATGATTATCCTTATGTAGTGGATTAA
- a CDS encoding OmpA family protein has translation MNYSTIKKAVTCSLIAALGFTGAAQAQDTKVFGGRSQYRTWSIGVNGGITSPNVLVGGSNSFGRQVGLFEHPVREYYGINVRKQFSSWFGLQLDANRGRIFAHNQDGLTETASWPAAGADPNQTYQSAETDVQYAVSLNGVFQFATIDFLRRENAVNFYASVGFGLMAFNPVMYANNDATGTAWDNKGNWGQDPFNRDFQGDKDYSRTSFVPVGLGLKFKLSDRVALDLGYTMNFTDSRSLFGPVVGNTSSDKFSYTHAGLEFSLGSRDKEDLTWANPVATLYDELKDPELRNEVDALKQRVSALESTVEALSTDSDGDGVADKFDKCPNTPAGTQVDGSGCPIKFPEPDTASLSTGSYPNIQFEFDSSVLKTSSYPTLDQVSADLRESGATLTLEGNASEEGTEDYNYQLGLDRANSVKNYLVNSGVAADQVNVVSNGELKPVASNATEEGRQLNRNVQFKK, from the coding sequence ATGAACTATTCTACAATCAAAAAAGCAGTTACTTGCTCTTTGATTGCCGCCTTAGGTTTCACTGGGGCAGCTCAAGCACAAGACACTAAAGTATTTGGCGGAAGAAGCCAATACAGAACTTGGTCCATTGGTGTCAATGGAGGTATAACTTCTCCTAACGTATTGGTTGGGGGATCCAACTCTTTCGGCAGACAAGTTGGCCTATTTGAACATCCTGTAAGAGAATACTACGGAATTAATGTTCGTAAGCAATTCTCTAGCTGGTTTGGTTTGCAATTAGATGCGAACAGAGGTCGTATCTTCGCTCACAACCAAGATGGTCTTACAGAGACTGCTTCTTGGCCTGCTGCAGGTGCTGACCCAAATCAAACTTACCAATCGGCCGAGACAGATGTACAGTATGCCGTTAGCTTAAATGGCGTATTCCAATTCGCAACAATTGACTTCTTAAGAAGAGAAAACGCCGTTAACTTCTACGCAAGCGTAGGTTTTGGTTTGATGGCTTTCAATCCAGTAATGTATGCGAACAACGACGCTACAGGTACTGCTTGGGACAACAAAGGCAATTGGGGTCAAGATCCTTTCAACAGAGACTTCCAAGGAGATAAAGACTATAGCAGAACGTCTTTTGTTCCTGTTGGTTTAGGTCTTAAATTTAAGCTCTCAGATCGCGTAGCGCTAGATTTGGGTTACACGATGAACTTTACTGACAGCAGAAGTTTATTCGGACCAGTTGTTGGAAACACGTCAAGCGACAAATTCTCTTACACTCATGCAGGTCTTGAATTCTCATTGGGAAGCAGAGACAAAGAAGACTTAACTTGGGCTAACCCAGTTGCAACGCTTTATGATGAGTTGAAAGATCCTGAATTGAGAAACGAGGTTGATGCATTAAAGCAACGTGTAAGTGCATTAGAATCTACTGTTGAAGCATTAAGCACTGACTCTGATGGTGACGGTGTGGCTGACAAGTTTGACAAATGTCCTAACACACCTGCTGGTACACAAGTTGACGGTTCTGGATGTCCTATCAAATTCCCTGAGCCAGATACAGCATCTCTTTCAACAGGTTCTTATCCAAACATTCAGTTTGAATTTGATAGCTCTGTATTAAAAACTAGCTCTTACCCAACGTTAGATCAAGTATCTGCTGACTTACGTGAAAGTGGTGCTACACTTACTTTAGAAGGTAATGCTTCTGAAGAAGGTACAGAAGATTACAACTACCAGTTAGGTTTAGATCGCGCTAACTCTGTAAAAAATTACTTAGTTAACTCTGGTGTTGCGGCTGATCAAGTTAACGTTGTAAGTAACGGTGAATTAAAACCAGTTGCTTCTAACGCAACAGAAGAAGGTCGTCAATTGAACCGTAACGTACAATTCAAAAAATAA
- a CDS encoding rhodanese-like domain-containing protein, whose translation MKEITVEELKQKIDQQEDFQLIDVREEFEYETSNLDGLNIPLAEVLLEKDKISKEKPVIVHCRSGKRSAQAILLLEREGYTNLANLQGGILAWREAFDPNMPVY comes from the coding sequence ATGAAAGAAATAACTGTTGAAGAACTAAAACAGAAAATCGATCAGCAAGAAGATTTTCAGCTAATAGATGTACGCGAAGAATTTGAGTATGAAACATCAAATCTCGATGGTTTAAACATTCCCTTGGCAGAAGTATTACTTGAAAAAGATAAAATCAGCAAAGAAAAACCCGTAATCGTTCACTGTAGAAGTGGTAAGCGCAGTGCACAGGCAATATTGCTTTTAGAGCGAGAAGGATACACGAACCTCGCAAATTTACAGGGTGGTATATTAGCCTGGAGAGAAGCTTTTGATCCAAATATGCCCGTGTATTAA
- the pafA gene encoding alkaline phosphatase PafA, protein MNLRHLLILCYCFGIFVSQAKTNETEHVERPKLMVGIMVDQMRWDYLYRYFDRYSDGGFKRLLNQGYTCENTYINYIPTVTAIGHSSVYTGSTPAIHGMAGNDFIIQATGQQMYCAQDDEVSGLGVAADNKAGKMSPKNLLASTITDELKLATNFRSKVIGIAIKDRGGILPAGHFADAAYWFNNGNWISSTYYMDKLPQWVVDFNNQQLAEKYLKQDWNTLYPIETYKQSIADDNPYEGKFKGTEKATFPIKTSQLMKENGLGLVSSTPYGNTLTLDLAKAAINHEQMGKNSEGVTDFLAVSLSSPDYIGHQFSVNSVEVEDNYLRLDKDLEDFFRYLDAEIGEGQYTIFLTADHGAAHNPQFFMDQKGNGGYFNGKAAQQGLNERLSQKFGEEKIVISLANYQVHLDNQLIKEKALDESAIRIEAVKYLRDLDGVAFATEMDKAADAAIPERIKERIINGYNYKRSGAIQIVLEPQWFSGSPGSTGTTHGTWNPYDSHIPLVWMGWGIKQGATNRVTNMTDIAATVAGLLHIQEPNGCIGSPIVEVLNQ, encoded by the coding sequence ATGAACCTTAGACACCTTTTAATCTTATGCTATTGCTTCGGTATATTCGTTAGCCAAGCGAAAACCAACGAAACGGAACATGTAGAACGTCCCAAGCTCATGGTGGGTATTATGGTAGATCAGATGCGGTGGGATTACCTGTATCGGTATTTCGACAGGTATTCTGACGGAGGATTTAAACGGCTATTAAATCAAGGCTATACTTGTGAGAACACCTATATAAACTATATTCCGACTGTTACCGCTATCGGACACAGCTCCGTTTATACAGGTTCGACCCCAGCTATTCACGGCATGGCTGGAAATGATTTCATCATACAGGCCACCGGACAGCAGATGTATTGTGCACAAGACGACGAAGTAAGTGGTCTCGGGGTTGCCGCAGACAATAAAGCCGGCAAGATGTCGCCAAAGAATCTACTTGCGTCGACGATTACCGACGAACTGAAGTTAGCAACTAATTTTCGATCTAAAGTGATTGGAATTGCTATCAAAGATAGAGGAGGCATTCTCCCCGCAGGTCACTTTGCAGACGCCGCTTATTGGTTCAATAATGGAAACTGGATCAGTAGCACCTACTACATGGACAAACTACCTCAATGGGTAGTAGACTTCAACAACCAACAGCTTGCAGAAAAATACCTAAAGCAAGATTGGAATACGCTGTATCCCATTGAAACCTATAAACAGAGTATCGCTGATGATAATCCTTACGAAGGTAAATTCAAGGGAACGGAAAAGGCTACTTTTCCTATTAAAACTTCACAGCTCATGAAGGAAAATGGATTAGGACTGGTCAGTTCTACACCTTATGGCAATACCTTGACACTTGACCTGGCAAAAGCGGCTATCAACCATGAGCAGATGGGAAAAAACTCAGAAGGCGTTACAGACTTTTTAGCGGTCAGCCTGTCATCACCTGACTACATCGGGCACCAGTTTAGCGTAAACTCGGTTGAAGTTGAAGACAACTATTTACGCTTGGATAAGGATCTGGAAGATTTTTTCCGTTATCTCGATGCTGAAATTGGCGAAGGTCAATATACCATCTTTTTGACCGCCGACCATGGAGCGGCACACAACCCGCAATTTTTTATGGACCAAAAGGGAAATGGGGGCTACTTCAATGGAAAAGCGGCGCAACAAGGCTTGAATGAACGATTAAGTCAAAAGTTTGGTGAAGAAAAAATTGTTATCAGTCTTGCTAACTATCAAGTACATTTAGACAATCAATTAATTAAGGAAAAGGCCTTGGATGAGTCGGCAATCAGAATAGAAGCCGTGAAATACCTCCGCGACCTGGACGGCGTTGCGTTTGCTACCGAAATGGACAAAGCAGCTGATGCTGCTATCCCGGAAAGAATTAAAGAGCGCATTATCAATGGTTATAACTACAAAAGAAGTGGTGCTATACAAATAGTTTTAGAACCTCAATGGTTCAGTGGAAGCCCCGGGTCTACGGGAACAACGCACGGCACCTGGAATCCTTATGACTCGCATATTCCTCTGGTTTGGATGGGATGGGGTATCAAACAAGGAGCAACCAACCGTGTCACAAATATGACAGACATTGCAGCCACCGTAGCCGGCCTCTTACATATCCAAGAGCCCAATGGTTGCATAGGCTCTCCTATTGTCGAAGTGTTAAATCAATAA
- a CDS encoding DUF6358 family protein: protein MTKHILYNIFLNIGILVLAYCSIAAYNEKQFFILGGCIIGIALLVYLKVRLAKKVRQHIKQGKQGK from the coding sequence ATGACCAAACATATTTTATACAATATATTCCTCAATATCGGGATACTGGTACTTGCCTATTGTAGTATAGCTGCCTACAATGAGAAACAATTTTTTATCCTGGGTGGATGTATAATCGGTATCGCACTTTTAGTCTACTTAAAAGTAAGGTTAGCAAAAAAAGTCAGACAACATATTAAACAAGGTAAACAGGGAAAATAG
- a CDS encoding LysM peptidoglycan-binding domain-containing protein has translation MILKKVSALAVSVLFCVQLTQANSLSNRDGKNYSAAEKDSIEKETAVIRDPSWHLSPQNIRKNLDTLQTVVPLTYNNFVQSYIDAYTSQRYKNHLSKMMGLAQYYFPIYERVFAEVDLPTEIKYLSIIESALNPHAVSRVGATGPWQFMFATAKSFNLNIDNYVDERKDPYAASYAAAAYLKDAYEEFGDWQLAIASYNCGKGNVARAIQRSGLSKPDFWSIRNYLPRETRNYVPAYIAMTYVLSNAEALGLAPYAADFLADKEGTDVILIDKFIPLAGVAEALELDLNTLATLNPAYKKNIINGSPDSPKRLIVPAVDKTAYASLYAALNNPTNAPVRVMTASNTDSKPIYHTVRRGESLGLIANKYRVEIQDLRVWNQLKKNTIVPGQRLKISQPNQNSSQSPRKSTVNYVTYKVKRGDTLSGIAKKHRGATVQNIKAMNNIRTSSIKPGMTLKINQL, from the coding sequence ATGATATTAAAAAAAGTATCGGCTCTTGCCGTTAGTGTATTGTTTTGTGTTCAATTAACACAGGCAAACAGTCTTTCAAATAGGGACGGAAAGAATTATTCGGCTGCTGAAAAAGACAGTATAGAAAAAGAAACCGCGGTTATACGCGATCCTTCATGGCATCTCTCTCCACAGAATATCAGAAAGAATTTAGACACTTTACAAACGGTCGTCCCGCTCACCTATAATAACTTTGTGCAATCTTATATCGACGCTTACACCTCACAACGTTATAAGAACCATCTTTCAAAAATGATGGGTTTAGCGCAATATTATTTCCCAATATATGAACGCGTATTTGCAGAGGTTGACTTACCTACAGAAATAAAATATTTATCCATTATTGAGTCGGCACTTAATCCGCATGCCGTTTCCCGCGTTGGCGCCACAGGCCCATGGCAGTTCATGTTTGCAACCGCAAAATCCTTTAACTTAAATATAGACAATTATGTCGATGAGCGGAAAGACCCGTATGCAGCTTCCTATGCCGCGGCAGCTTACCTGAAAGATGCATACGAGGAGTTTGGAGACTGGCAACTGGCAATTGCGTCCTATAATTGCGGGAAAGGAAACGTTGCACGAGCTATACAACGTTCGGGTCTAAGTAAACCAGACTTTTGGTCGATCAGAAATTACTTGCCTCGGGAAACCAGAAATTATGTCCCTGCTTATATCGCAATGACTTATGTACTGAGCAATGCCGAGGCACTTGGTCTGGCCCCCTATGCAGCAGATTTTCTCGCAGATAAGGAAGGTACCGACGTTATTTTAATTGATAAATTCATCCCTTTAGCTGGTGTGGCAGAAGCATTGGAACTCGATCTAAACACCTTGGCAACATTAAACCCGGCTTATAAAAAGAATATTATCAATGGCAGTCCTGATTCTCCTAAACGTTTAATTGTTCCCGCTGTAGATAAAACGGCTTATGCAAGCTTATATGCTGCGTTAAACAACCCTACAAATGCGCCAGTCCGGGTAATGACAGCATCAAACACCGATTCAAAACCCATCTATCATACTGTCCGCAGAGGAGAAAGTTTGGGCCTTATAGCGAACAAATATCGGGTAGAGATCCAAGACTTGCGGGTTTGGAACCAGTTAAAAAAGAACACTATCGTTCCCGGACAGCGATTGAAAATATCCCAACCAAATCAAAATTCCTCACAATCACCTAGAAAATCGACTGTTAATTACGTTACTTATAAAGTAAAACGAGGAGACACACTTTCAGGTATAGCCAAAAAGCATAGAGGCGCAACTGTGCAAAACATAAAAGCGATGAATAACATCAGAACGAGTTCCATTAAACCCGGAATGACATTAAAGATAAACCAACTTTAG
- a CDS encoding DUF6728 family protein: MRSSQKKDQRTMPKSFNLRVMHTINKIAITIFILGVLYKIIDWLFF, translated from the coding sequence ATGCGCTCCTCTCAAAAAAAAGATCAAAGAACTATGCCTAAAAGCTTTAACTTAAGGGTGATGCACACCATAAATAAAATAGCCATTACCATCTTTATTTTAGGAGTATTATATAAAATTATCGATTGGTTATTTTTCTAA
- a CDS encoding phosphoribosyltransferase family protein has translation MTTDRVLILNKDQIKEKITRIAYQILEDNFEESELVLAGVAERGYVLAGRLKSVLGEIASDLKVTLIKIALDKVSSTLTAETDIPVSNAANKVVVLVDDVLNSGRTLAYGLGVFLNVPLKKMRTAVLIDRSHHKFPVVSDYSGLKLSTILNEHVSVTLEGFKDEGDATYLH, from the coding sequence ATGACAACAGATAGGGTGTTGATTCTAAATAAGGATCAAATAAAGGAAAAAATTACACGTATTGCTTATCAGATATTAGAAGATAACTTTGAGGAGTCGGAATTGGTGCTTGCAGGAGTAGCTGAACGAGGGTATGTTCTGGCGGGGCGTTTAAAAAGTGTTTTAGGAGAAATAGCCTCGGATTTAAAGGTTACCTTGATAAAAATTGCCTTAGATAAAGTAAGTTCTACTTTAACCGCAGAAACAGATATTCCTGTCTCGAATGCGGCTAATAAAGTCGTCGTTTTAGTGGACGACGTCCTTAACAGCGGTCGCACATTGGCATACGGATTAGGCGTATTTCTAAACGTTCCTCTGAAGAAAATGCGCACAGCAGTTTTAATAGACCGGAGCCATCATAAATTTCCAGTGGTGAGCGATTATTCCGGATTGAAGCTGTCAACGATATTAAATGAACATGTATCGGTTACCCTAGAGGGCTTTAAAGACGAAGGGGACGCGACATACCTGCATTAA
- a CDS encoding C40 family peptidase: MKRKLLVVCLLLGGLSLKVKAQTATEKINSPEDPDNLAKEYFSQIMGVAASATTNTKLYQFVYDWIGTPYRLGGKTKKGIDCSKFAYELYETVFNTSIGNNSRNIYTQVDPINKNDLKPGDLVFFKIRSRSVTHVGVYLGDKKFAHASTSRGVMISNLEEAYWKRYYFNGGRMLKAHNESQEENEVLHLN; this comes from the coding sequence ATGAAAAGAAAACTTTTGGTAGTATGTTTACTGCTGGGTGGTCTGTCGCTAAAAGTAAAGGCACAAACCGCAACTGAAAAAATCAACTCACCTGAAGATCCTGATAATTTAGCTAAAGAATACTTTTCCCAGATTATGGGAGTAGCGGCATCGGCAACCACGAATACTAAACTGTATCAGTTTGTTTATGATTGGATAGGAACACCTTATCGTCTGGGGGGTAAAACGAAGAAAGGTATTGATTGCTCGAAATTTGCATATGAATTGTATGAAACAGTTTTCAATACATCTATTGGAAATAACTCCCGAAACATTTATACGCAGGTTGATCCAATAAATAAAAATGATCTTAAGCCTGGCGATCTGGTTTTTTTTAAAATAAGGAGTAGATCGGTCACACACGTAGGCGTCTATTTGGGTGATAAAAAATTTGCTCATGCATCTACCAGTAGGGGAGTTATGATCAGTAACTTGGAGGAAGCTTACTGGAAACGTTATTATTTTAATGGCGGACGCATGCTGAAAGCTCATAATGAAAGCCAGGAAGAGAACGAAGTGTTGCACCTGAATTAA